The Oncorhynchus tshawytscha isolate Ot180627B linkage group LG30, Otsh_v2.0, whole genome shotgun sequence genome includes a region encoding these proteins:
- the LOC112228831 gene encoding zinc finger protein-like 1 yields the protein MGLCKCPKRKVTNLFCFEHRVNVCEHCLVSNHNKCIVQSYLQWLQDSDYSPNCRLCNNPLISQDTVRLVCYDVFHWACLHDLAARLPLHTAPAGYQCPSCQGPVFPPSNLASPIADMLREQLSLVNWARAGLGLPLIDEPVEAIQDSTQDVTDYADWSTFDAPGLETTEAYPTHSYTPSPTPTLVPPPVQEDHGNLDNNGGMVAQEQHSGVNMITATSSDTITLHTASTPRKVYDTRDSGPSSSYSAGHSSVTQIDFDDDKYRRRPALSWFAQILKNRTGSKRTGLSWKQRVFMLLLVGVLGFFTLIIIMAKLGRASADSDPNLDPLLNPNIRVGKN from the exons TGTATAGTGCAGTCCTACCTCCAGTGGCTTCAGGATAGTGATTACAGCCCTAACTGTCGACTGTGTAATAACCCACTGATCTCCCAGGATACTGTCAGATTGGTCTGCTATG ATGTATTCCACTGGGCCTGTCTTCATGACCTGGCAGCCCGGTTGCCCCTGCACACTGCTCCTGCAGGATACCAGTGCCCCAGCTGCCAGGGTCCAGTGTTTCCCCCCTCCAACCTGGCCAGCCCAATAGCTGACATGCTGAGGGAACAGCTCTCCTTAGTCAACTGGGCAAGAGCTGGACTAGGCCTACCTCTG ATTGATGAACCTGTAGAAGCTATTCAAGACAGCACACAGGATGTCACCGATTATGCTGACTGGTCCACATTTGATG CCCCAGGATTGGAGACCACTGAAGCTTACCCCACCCACTCCTACACCCCCAGCCCGACCCCTACTCTAGTTCCACCTCCAGTACAGGAAGATCATGGAAATCTCGACAACAACGGGGGGATGGTAGCACAAGAACAACACTCTGGGGTCAACATGATCACTGCAACCTCCAGTGACACAATCACCCTACACACAG CATCAACCCCAAGGAAAGTCTATGACACACGTGACTCTGGTCCCAGCTCTAGTTACAGCGCTGGACACAGCTCTGTGACACAGATCGACTTTGACGACGACAAGTACCGGCGACGACCAGCACTCAGCTGGTTTGCACAGATTCTCAA AAACCGGACGGGTTCAAAGAGGACAGGCCTGTCCTGGAAACAGAGGGTCTTCATGCTCCTTCTGGTTGGAGTTCTGGGATTCTTTACCTTGATTATCATTATGGCTAAACTGGGCCGTGCTTCAGCTGACTCCGACCCCAACTTAGACCCCCTACTAAACCCCAACATCCGAGTGGGCAAGAACTGA